Proteins co-encoded in one Brassica oleracea var. oleracea cultivar TO1000 chromosome C4, BOL, whole genome shotgun sequence genomic window:
- the LOC106337772 gene encoding transcription factor bHLH61: MDPREKKRGSLKEKFQLLRSITNSHAENDTSIIMDASKYIKKLKKKVERFKGDTTAGQSSSEPTDPTIPMVTVETLEKGFMINVLAGKNQPGMLVSVLEAFEDIGLNVLDARVSCTDSFSLHATGVENEDGEGMDSEAVKQAVTDAIRSWSESNDLQIS; the protein is encoded by the exons ATGGATCCGAGGGAAAAGAAGAGAGGTTCTTTGAAAGAGAAGTTTCAATTGCTTCGTTCAATCACTAATTCTCATGCT GAAAACGATACATCGATCATAATGGATGCTTCTAAATATATCAAAAAGCTTAAGAAGAAAGTTGAAAGGTTCAAGGGAGACACTACCGCAGGGCAATCTTCAAGCGAGCCCACGGATCCCACCATACCAATG GTAACAGTGGAAACCCTAGAAAAGGGTTTTATGATAAACGTATTGGCAGGGAAGAATCAACCAGGCATGCTTGTTTCGGTATTAGAAGCCTTTGAGGATATTGGGCTTAACGTTCTGGACGCTAGGGTTTCATGTACCGACTCCTTTAGCTTGCATGCCACGGGAGTCGAG AATGAAGATGGAGAAGGTATGGATTCCGAAGCAGTGAAACAAGCAGTGACAGATGCAATCAGAAGCTGGAGTGAAAGCAATGATCTACAGATCAGCTAG